Proteins found in one Colletes latitarsis isolate SP2378_abdomen chromosome 8, iyColLati1, whole genome shotgun sequence genomic segment:
- the LOC143344351 gene encoding uncharacterized protein LOC143344351 isoform X1, whose protein sequence is MPHNLNNASANSANTGPNHQAYAQQPYHRQNGDGLQPEKEPVEFDTSHLRGAPAEVEALVHNIKEVAQQFLYHWRTFPIILPPSLSTCVEGEDTLARKKHHLRDLFVAPSFDELDSVAVDSKGEPRRLTKKQLESISKRGFQKEKYGKPKKLNATQLESIRRCGEFEVDSINFAGQTHRWRLSGLLQRGRDRRRDALLRDLALATRFLVVTAKARLVSHCFSISQSLKSLLTGLLRLLDIIIGIPSLQAHNLDAKIREERCRYLVAELVCRPEYEDSLELLCGFVRKQLRRATMEKFQVERELSQLLPIPVPFVFGTPGGAVIDLRLFSRDIIRKALPILVAILERETRGWFLHFRERLISELRARKKPDEQIEKEVNEAVTREYLQRVFSNILSHPDMLDLGNGIAQLLVQQAQSVVLMHRAVETVQRKLLQTKESLRRHIEVEHPVLSRIEPWMRDRMREVEDKFIEECEWSAHEEALTLCTHQNLQQTVYFLNRDLTFMKEREPVLLKELRKVKTPTRSFQWPTQIWLPKNWIVRRNFQGQSEVIPTVLSSTPTSITTPRADPSQPVFLVEREIVHTTTTRWPMWRWINYVARTWCWTWNAMFLLGVAVPWCSPVSIRALLLVQPFTPDLELSQLNGTLFPRKSSQMPTLCSRLIALWRHISKNRTHFETEPDTGFIGKGMTRHLNRLWNYGVKGLLGTLVILFIFPVMCILISLGSLIIALTAALWMPLITLTLHAFMALIMDLDSPEPGRNRYLVIMEALIWNIGVQGCLQPIAALIVAFILCPIISFLILTVAVIRYWIRVVWDTAMFHLVIKNRGRIPASDSFVVKRIAGPGLTSDYYYQIRPEQALAAFEAKLELDELLAFQQETERLITQPQRDFTQFVEACFGPFAASLAKTKDPYKSLEKEAKDLIAMLHEKLDRRRKNLQTGLAMVVRSKIKLTTFDLKVVIQQGALMLERLYPTHVFARLSGNEEDFWENKGLNVGDWAGLAGLMYADIFSLNFLQPLDDTDTKFRLEPHSGVDLSRYTDMVHSTELGGINGPDLLGAVYAPRGNIQVYSPYLEVSAFNPRAKQTSNSRKSDKRCDTGGLLTSTRIKKRTTSTTGTTEARWQPWKRQIRPYSAEKLLIPLPIPHPAHIAVTIHNRDSESPIPLDSELCQNILRAIEESPGEMSTEYVSRYRGAADSSFDSVASHSSVSIETGLDKDNETQETATTEKEGETYHWTLSNWGGGMTRRRNNSGSIKVDLASPEDVTLDTDTTRVMFSTYGTTV, encoded by the exons ATGCCCCACAACTTAAACAACGCTTCCGCCAACTCAGCCAACACAGGACCGAATCACCAGGCCTACGCACAACAACCTTATCACCGACAGAACGGAGATGGACTCCAGCCAGAG AAGGAGCCGGTGGAGTTCGACACGTCGCATCTGCGCGGCGCACCGGCCGAGGTCGAGGCACTGGTGCACAACATCAAAGAGGTCGCGCAGCAGTTTCTCTACCACTGGAGAACGTTTCCTATCATCCTTCCGCCGTCGCTCTCCACATGCGTGGAAGGAGAGGACACGCTCGCTAGAAAGAAACACCACCTGAGGGACCTCTTCGTCGCTCCTAGTTTCGACGAGTTGGATTCAGTAGCCGTGGACAGCAAGGGTGAACCCAGAAGATTGACCAAGAAGCAACTGGAGAGCATCAGTAAGCGAGG CTTTCAGAAGGAGAAGTACGGAAAACCGAAGAAGCTGAATGCCACTCAATTGGAGAGCATTCGAAGATGCGG GGAATTCGAAGTCGATTCAATAAATTTCGCTGGTCAAACCCATCGATGGAGATTAAGCGGTCTTCTTCAACGTGGAAGGGACAGAAGACGAGACGCATTGCTTCGAGATCTTGCTTTGGCGACCAGATTCCTTGTAGTTACAGCAAAAGCTAGACTAGTGTCCCATTGCTTCAGTATTTCACAGTCTCTGAAATCATTGTTAACAGGCTTATTACGGCTGCTTG ACATAATAATTGGAATACCATCTCTTCAAGCACACAATCTAGATGCTAAAATCAGGGAAGAACGTTGTCGGTATTTGGTCGCTGAATTGGTGTGTAGG CCGGAATACGAAGATTCCCTAGAACTTCTGTGTGGTTTCGTTCGAAAACAACTTCGACGAGCAACTATGGAGAAATTCCAAGTGGAAAGAGAATTGTCGCAACTATTGCCTATTCCGGTTCCTTTTGTATTTGGAACGCCTGGTGGAGCAGTGATTGATCTTAGATTATTTAGCAGAGACATAATCAGAAAAGCTTTACCGATTCTAGTTGCTATTTTGGAGAGAGAGACGCGAGGCTGGTTTCTTCATTTCAGAGAAAGACTGATATCAGAATTGAGAGCGCGTAAAAAGCCAGATGAACAGATTGAAAAG GAAGTTAACGAAGCTGTTACGCGAGAATATTTACAAAGGGTCTTTTCCAACATTTTGTCGCATCCGGATATGCTTGACCTTGGAAACGGAATCGCTCAACTTCTGGTTCAACAAGCACAATCGGTTGTGTTGATGCACCGAGCCGTAGAAACTGTTCAACGTAAACTGTTGCAAACTAAGGAATCGCTAAGACGTCATATCGAAGTGGAACACCCAGTTCTCTCGCGAATAGAGCCCTGGATGCGTGACAGGATGAGAGAAGTTGAAGACAAGTTCATAGAAGAGTGCGAGTGGAGTGCACACGAAGAAGCACTCACACTGTGTACTCATCAGAATTTACAACAGACGGTTTACTTTCTTAATCGTGATTTAACCTTTATGAAGGAG CGGGAACCGGTTTTATTGAAAGAACTGCGCAAAGTCAAAACACCTACAAGGAGCTTCCAGTGGCCAACTCAAATATGGCTTCCGAAGAATTGGATCGTCAGGCGTAATTTTCAAGGCCAGTCTGAAGTTATACCAACGGTGCTAAGTAGTACTCCGACATCCATTACAACACCTCGTGCTGATCCGAGTCAACCAGTCTTCTTGGTCGAAAGAGAAATCGTACACACAACTACAACAAG ATGGCCTATGTGGCGATGGATAAACTATGTAGCTAGGACATGGTGTTGGACATGGAATGCAATGTTCTTATTAGGCGTAGCAGTGCCGTGGTGTAGTCCAGTCTCCATACGAGCTTTGTTACTTGTGCAACCTTTTACTCCTGATCTAGAATTAAGTCAACTAAACGGTACCCTGTTTCCCAGAAAGTCATCTCAAATGCCCACTCTTTGTTctcgattgatagctctttggaGACACATTAGCAAAAATCGAACACATTTTGAAACGGAACCGGACACTG GATTTATTGGAAAAGGAATGACAAGGCATTTAAATAGGCTTTGGAATTATGGTGTCAAAGGGCTTTTAGGAACACTCgtaatattgtttatttttccTGTTATGTGTATACTCATAAGTCTGGGATCTCTCATTATTGCACTTACTGCGGCTTTGTG GATGCCTTTAATTACTTTAACATTGCACGCATTCATGGCGCTTATAATGGATCTAGACAGTCCAGAACCAGGTCGGAATCGATATTTAGTCATTATGGAAGCGTTAATTTGGAATATCGGTGTGCAAGGATGTCTACAGCCAATCGCAGCATTAATCGTAGCTTTTATTTTGTGTCCCATCATTTCTTTTTTGATACTTACAG TTGCTGTGATACGTTATTGGATTAGAGTGGTCTGGGACACGGCTATGTTTCATTTAGTAATAAAGAACAGGGGTCGTATACCTGCCAGCGATAGCTTTGTAGTTAAAAGGATAGCCGGGCCAGGACTAACATCTGATTATTACTATCAA ATTAGACCGGAACAAGCATTAGCTGCATTTGAGGCGAAACTAGAGTTAGACGAGTTGCTAGCTTTCCAGCAAGAAACGGAACGTTTGATCACACAACCGCAGAGAGATTTTACTCAGTTCGTGGAAGCCTGTTTTGGTCCATTTGCTGCTAGTCTAGCTAAAACAAAAGACCCATATAAATCACTTGAAAAGGAAGCTAAAGATTTAATTGCTATGTTACATGAAAAATTGGACAGACGAagaaaaaatttacaaactggTCTCGCGATGGTCGTAAGAAGTAAAATAAAACTTACTACCTTCGATTTGAAG GTAGTCATACAACAAGGAGCTCTTATGCTAGAACGTCTCTATCCTACGCATGTGTTTGCGAGATTATCAGGAAACGAAGAGGATTTTTGGGAAAATAAAGGTTTAAATGTCGGCGACTGGGCTGGATTAGCAGGTCTCATGTATGCGGACATTTTCAGTTTAAATTTCCTTCAACCCCTTGATGATACAGACACAAAGTTCAGGCTAGAGCCTCATTCAGGGGTCGATTTGTCACGTTATACAGATATGGTTCATAGTACTGAACTTGGTGGCATCAATGGGCCAGATTTACTTGGAGCTGTCTATGCACCACGTGGAAATATACAAGTTTATAGCCCCTATCTGGAAGTTTCCGCTTTTAATCCGCGAGCCAAGCAAACCAGTAATAGCAGAAAATCTGACAAACGATG CGATACTGGAGGACTTTTAACGTCAACAAGAATTAAAAAACGCACAACGTCAACAACTGGTACAACAGAAGCACGTTGGCAACCATGGAAACGACAAATTCGTCCTTACAGTGCGGAAAAGTTGCTCATTCCGCTTCCTATTCCGCATCCAGCTCATATAGCTGTTACTATTCACAATCGCGACTCCGAAAGTCCGATTCCACTTGACTCGGAACTCTGTCAGAATATCCTAAGAGCAATTGAAGAATCGCCAGGTGAAATGTCCACCGAGTACGTTAGTCGTTACAGAGGAGCGGCGGATTCCAGCTTCGATTCAGTAGCTTCACATTCTTCAGTTTCTATTGAGACTGGCTTGGATAAAGACAATGAGACGCAAGAAACCGCCACTACCGAAAAAGAGGGTGAAACTTACCATTGGACTCTATCTAATTGGGGCGGTGGTATGACAAGGAGAAGAAATAATTCTGGATCTATAAAAGTCGACTTAGCATCTCCAGAAGACGTTACTCTGGACACAGATACCACCAGAGTGATGTTCAGTACATACGGAACAactgtttaa
- the LOC143344351 gene encoding uncharacterized protein LOC143344351 isoform X2 — protein MPHNLNNASANSANTGPNHQAYAQQPYHRQNGDGLQPEKEPVEFDTSHLRGAPAEVEALVHNIKEVAQQFLYHWRTFPIILPPSLSTCVEGEDTLARKKHHLRDLFVAPSFDELDSVAVDSKGEPRRLTKKQLESISKRGEFEVDSINFAGQTHRWRLSGLLQRGRDRRRDALLRDLALATRFLVVTAKARLVSHCFSISQSLKSLLTGLLRLLDIIIGIPSLQAHNLDAKIREERCRYLVAELVCRPEYEDSLELLCGFVRKQLRRATMEKFQVERELSQLLPIPVPFVFGTPGGAVIDLRLFSRDIIRKALPILVAILERETRGWFLHFRERLISELRARKKPDEQIEKEVNEAVTREYLQRVFSNILSHPDMLDLGNGIAQLLVQQAQSVVLMHRAVETVQRKLLQTKESLRRHIEVEHPVLSRIEPWMRDRMREVEDKFIEECEWSAHEEALTLCTHQNLQQTVYFLNRDLTFMKEREPVLLKELRKVKTPTRSFQWPTQIWLPKNWIVRRNFQGQSEVIPTVLSSTPTSITTPRADPSQPVFLVEREIVHTTTTRWPMWRWINYVARTWCWTWNAMFLLGVAVPWCSPVSIRALLLVQPFTPDLELSQLNGTLFPRKSSQMPTLCSRLIALWRHISKNRTHFETEPDTGFIGKGMTRHLNRLWNYGVKGLLGTLVILFIFPVMCILISLGSLIIALTAALWMPLITLTLHAFMALIMDLDSPEPGRNRYLVIMEALIWNIGVQGCLQPIAALIVAFILCPIISFLILTVAVIRYWIRVVWDTAMFHLVIKNRGRIPASDSFVVKRIAGPGLTSDYYYQIRPEQALAAFEAKLELDELLAFQQETERLITQPQRDFTQFVEACFGPFAASLAKTKDPYKSLEKEAKDLIAMLHEKLDRRRKNLQTGLAMVVRSKIKLTTFDLKVVIQQGALMLERLYPTHVFARLSGNEEDFWENKGLNVGDWAGLAGLMYADIFSLNFLQPLDDTDTKFRLEPHSGVDLSRYTDMVHSTELGGINGPDLLGAVYAPRGNIQVYSPYLEVSAFNPRAKQTSNSRKSDKRCDTGGLLTSTRIKKRTTSTTGTTEARWQPWKRQIRPYSAEKLLIPLPIPHPAHIAVTIHNRDSESPIPLDSELCQNILRAIEESPGEMSTEYVSRYRGAADSSFDSVASHSSVSIETGLDKDNETQETATTEKEGETYHWTLSNWGGGMTRRRNNSGSIKVDLASPEDVTLDTDTTRVMFSTYGTTV, from the exons ATGCCCCACAACTTAAACAACGCTTCCGCCAACTCAGCCAACACAGGACCGAATCACCAGGCCTACGCACAACAACCTTATCACCGACAGAACGGAGATGGACTCCAGCCAGAG AAGGAGCCGGTGGAGTTCGACACGTCGCATCTGCGCGGCGCACCGGCCGAGGTCGAGGCACTGGTGCACAACATCAAAGAGGTCGCGCAGCAGTTTCTCTACCACTGGAGAACGTTTCCTATCATCCTTCCGCCGTCGCTCTCCACATGCGTGGAAGGAGAGGACACGCTCGCTAGAAAGAAACACCACCTGAGGGACCTCTTCGTCGCTCCTAGTTTCGACGAGTTGGATTCAGTAGCCGTGGACAGCAAGGGTGAACCCAGAAGATTGACCAAGAAGCAACTGGAGAGCATCAGTAAGCGAGG GGAATTCGAAGTCGATTCAATAAATTTCGCTGGTCAAACCCATCGATGGAGATTAAGCGGTCTTCTTCAACGTGGAAGGGACAGAAGACGAGACGCATTGCTTCGAGATCTTGCTTTGGCGACCAGATTCCTTGTAGTTACAGCAAAAGCTAGACTAGTGTCCCATTGCTTCAGTATTTCACAGTCTCTGAAATCATTGTTAACAGGCTTATTACGGCTGCTTG ACATAATAATTGGAATACCATCTCTTCAAGCACACAATCTAGATGCTAAAATCAGGGAAGAACGTTGTCGGTATTTGGTCGCTGAATTGGTGTGTAGG CCGGAATACGAAGATTCCCTAGAACTTCTGTGTGGTTTCGTTCGAAAACAACTTCGACGAGCAACTATGGAGAAATTCCAAGTGGAAAGAGAATTGTCGCAACTATTGCCTATTCCGGTTCCTTTTGTATTTGGAACGCCTGGTGGAGCAGTGATTGATCTTAGATTATTTAGCAGAGACATAATCAGAAAAGCTTTACCGATTCTAGTTGCTATTTTGGAGAGAGAGACGCGAGGCTGGTTTCTTCATTTCAGAGAAAGACTGATATCAGAATTGAGAGCGCGTAAAAAGCCAGATGAACAGATTGAAAAG GAAGTTAACGAAGCTGTTACGCGAGAATATTTACAAAGGGTCTTTTCCAACATTTTGTCGCATCCGGATATGCTTGACCTTGGAAACGGAATCGCTCAACTTCTGGTTCAACAAGCACAATCGGTTGTGTTGATGCACCGAGCCGTAGAAACTGTTCAACGTAAACTGTTGCAAACTAAGGAATCGCTAAGACGTCATATCGAAGTGGAACACCCAGTTCTCTCGCGAATAGAGCCCTGGATGCGTGACAGGATGAGAGAAGTTGAAGACAAGTTCATAGAAGAGTGCGAGTGGAGTGCACACGAAGAAGCACTCACACTGTGTACTCATCAGAATTTACAACAGACGGTTTACTTTCTTAATCGTGATTTAACCTTTATGAAGGAG CGGGAACCGGTTTTATTGAAAGAACTGCGCAAAGTCAAAACACCTACAAGGAGCTTCCAGTGGCCAACTCAAATATGGCTTCCGAAGAATTGGATCGTCAGGCGTAATTTTCAAGGCCAGTCTGAAGTTATACCAACGGTGCTAAGTAGTACTCCGACATCCATTACAACACCTCGTGCTGATCCGAGTCAACCAGTCTTCTTGGTCGAAAGAGAAATCGTACACACAACTACAACAAG ATGGCCTATGTGGCGATGGATAAACTATGTAGCTAGGACATGGTGTTGGACATGGAATGCAATGTTCTTATTAGGCGTAGCAGTGCCGTGGTGTAGTCCAGTCTCCATACGAGCTTTGTTACTTGTGCAACCTTTTACTCCTGATCTAGAATTAAGTCAACTAAACGGTACCCTGTTTCCCAGAAAGTCATCTCAAATGCCCACTCTTTGTTctcgattgatagctctttggaGACACATTAGCAAAAATCGAACACATTTTGAAACGGAACCGGACACTG GATTTATTGGAAAAGGAATGACAAGGCATTTAAATAGGCTTTGGAATTATGGTGTCAAAGGGCTTTTAGGAACACTCgtaatattgtttatttttccTGTTATGTGTATACTCATAAGTCTGGGATCTCTCATTATTGCACTTACTGCGGCTTTGTG GATGCCTTTAATTACTTTAACATTGCACGCATTCATGGCGCTTATAATGGATCTAGACAGTCCAGAACCAGGTCGGAATCGATATTTAGTCATTATGGAAGCGTTAATTTGGAATATCGGTGTGCAAGGATGTCTACAGCCAATCGCAGCATTAATCGTAGCTTTTATTTTGTGTCCCATCATTTCTTTTTTGATACTTACAG TTGCTGTGATACGTTATTGGATTAGAGTGGTCTGGGACACGGCTATGTTTCATTTAGTAATAAAGAACAGGGGTCGTATACCTGCCAGCGATAGCTTTGTAGTTAAAAGGATAGCCGGGCCAGGACTAACATCTGATTATTACTATCAA ATTAGACCGGAACAAGCATTAGCTGCATTTGAGGCGAAACTAGAGTTAGACGAGTTGCTAGCTTTCCAGCAAGAAACGGAACGTTTGATCACACAACCGCAGAGAGATTTTACTCAGTTCGTGGAAGCCTGTTTTGGTCCATTTGCTGCTAGTCTAGCTAAAACAAAAGACCCATATAAATCACTTGAAAAGGAAGCTAAAGATTTAATTGCTATGTTACATGAAAAATTGGACAGACGAagaaaaaatttacaaactggTCTCGCGATGGTCGTAAGAAGTAAAATAAAACTTACTACCTTCGATTTGAAG GTAGTCATACAACAAGGAGCTCTTATGCTAGAACGTCTCTATCCTACGCATGTGTTTGCGAGATTATCAGGAAACGAAGAGGATTTTTGGGAAAATAAAGGTTTAAATGTCGGCGACTGGGCTGGATTAGCAGGTCTCATGTATGCGGACATTTTCAGTTTAAATTTCCTTCAACCCCTTGATGATACAGACACAAAGTTCAGGCTAGAGCCTCATTCAGGGGTCGATTTGTCACGTTATACAGATATGGTTCATAGTACTGAACTTGGTGGCATCAATGGGCCAGATTTACTTGGAGCTGTCTATGCACCACGTGGAAATATACAAGTTTATAGCCCCTATCTGGAAGTTTCCGCTTTTAATCCGCGAGCCAAGCAAACCAGTAATAGCAGAAAATCTGACAAACGATG CGATACTGGAGGACTTTTAACGTCAACAAGAATTAAAAAACGCACAACGTCAACAACTGGTACAACAGAAGCACGTTGGCAACCATGGAAACGACAAATTCGTCCTTACAGTGCGGAAAAGTTGCTCATTCCGCTTCCTATTCCGCATCCAGCTCATATAGCTGTTACTATTCACAATCGCGACTCCGAAAGTCCGATTCCACTTGACTCGGAACTCTGTCAGAATATCCTAAGAGCAATTGAAGAATCGCCAGGTGAAATGTCCACCGAGTACGTTAGTCGTTACAGAGGAGCGGCGGATTCCAGCTTCGATTCAGTAGCTTCACATTCTTCAGTTTCTATTGAGACTGGCTTGGATAAAGACAATGAGACGCAAGAAACCGCCACTACCGAAAAAGAGGGTGAAACTTACCATTGGACTCTATCTAATTGGGGCGGTGGTATGACAAGGAGAAGAAATAATTCTGGATCTATAAAAGTCGACTTAGCATCTCCAGAAGACGTTACTCTGGACACAGATACCACCAGAGTGATGTTCAGTACATACGGAACAactgtttaa